The Dendropsophus ebraccatus isolate aDenEbr1 chromosome 10, aDenEbr1.pat, whole genome shotgun sequence genome has a segment encoding these proteins:
- the LOC138766302 gene encoding lysine-specific demethylase 5C-like has translation MESEDFIPPPECPVFEPTWEEFADPLGYIARIRPIAEKSGICKIRPPVDWQPPFAVEVDNFHFTPRIQRLNELEAETRVKLNYLDQIAKFWEIQGSSLKIPNVERRILDLYSLNKIVQEEGGYEPICRERRWARVAQRMGYPSGKNLGSLLRSHYERIIYPFHMYQSGANLVDCGERPRYDSEEKDKEYKPHSIPLRQSVQPSKITSYGRRAKRLTQEDPDSSDPASQSSSRPPEPSPPWPEPTEEDIEKNPELKKLQIYGAGPKMMGLGLMAKDKNLRKKDSDIPECPPTLVVKEEVTVDIKAEPGEHHPYIKRERSLSPEPCTKMTMRLRRNNSSTQFVDTYVCRICSRGDDDEKLLLCDGCDDNYHTFCLLPPLPEPPKGIWHCPKCVIAECRRPPEAFGFEQATREYTLQSFGEMADTFKADYFNMPVHMVPTELVEKEFWRLVNSIEEDVTVQYGADIHSKEFGSGFPMLDGKTELTPEEETYATSGWNLNVMPVLEQSVLCHINADISGMKVPWLYVGMVFSAFCWHIEDHWSYSINYLHWGEPKTWYGVPSSAAEQLEEVMKKLTPELFESQPDLLHQLVTLMNPNTLMAHGVPVVRTNQCAGEFVITFPRAYHSGFNQGYNFAEAVNFCTADWLPAGRKCIEHYRRLRRYCVFSHEELICKMAACPERLDLSLAAAVHKEMLILVQEERRLRKSLMERGITEAEREAFELLPDDERQCQKCKTTCFLSALACYNCPQGLVCLYHIDDLCQCPPARQYLRYRYTLDELPAMLYKLKIRAESFDTWANKVRRALELQNGAKIELEQLQVLAKEASDKRFAENDMLQELKGTIKEAEACISEAQKVLADPKPSGSNSTVMSLDSLHKLIQRIQALPCALDQLSSLQELLEQAEVLQKEAKNCLQSLPDSAPQMREILERCGALGVQLPEAVQLARHLRQGQWLSRVQAALVAGRSGTLQEMRILLQEAGEVAESPAVEKARSELKELISIALRWEEKAQMCLEARQKHPPATLEAIIKEAENIPVQLPNTLSLKEALCKARAWSADVDEIQSGDHYPCLDDLEGLVAVGRDLPVKMDELHQLEVQVAAAHSWRDKATKTFLKKNSCYTLLEVLCPSADVLSGTGKRSQWRKERELGLYQSDIESLGLSAQDLRDPGCIVLAFKEGEQKEKAGILRLRTMNSSLERGCVCVCGEPPGELMLRCELCQDMFHGLCVPGPRLSAHRGAHTSPSLAWWEWDSRFLCPLCVRSRRPRLQTILSLLVALQKLSVRLPEGEALQCLTERAMSWQDRARRVLATPEISNAATTLAEKRQRVQNYKDPQALRETTRNEQNPVPHENGDGHSENGTCAMPDLDAMAALLPRIDRTPVLDISIGSRALLEDLMLEGDLLEVTLEEEVSIWRLIQASQTPPVERLRTLIEIERCERRSSRLKGKDQEKKKKRRSERVEGGLLPSTLQKEELGPKRSRSDRSQDVTAEKESPRKIGAESNQNAALVTFSMMT, from the exons ATGAATTAGAG GCGGAAACCAGAGTCAAGCTAAATTACTTGGACCAAATTGCCAAGTTCTGGGAGATCCAGGGATCATCGCTGAAAATTCCCAATGTAGAGCGAAGAATCCTGGACTTGTATAGCCTCAACAAG ATCGTACAGGAGGAGGGCGGCTACGAACCAATTTGCAGAGAACGGCGATGGGCTCGAGTGGCACAACGCATGGGGTATCCCTCAGGAAAAAACCTCGGCTCCCTGTTGAGATCCCATTACGAGCGCATTATTTACCCATTTCATATGTACCAGTCAGGAGCAAATTTGGTG GATTGCGGTGAGCGACCACGTTACGACAGTGAAGAGAAAGATAAGGAATACAAACCTCATAGTATACCACTGCGGCAGTCTGTCCAACCTTCCAAAATCACCAGCTACGGACGACGAGCCAAACGTCTGACTCAGGAG GATCCTGACAGCTCAGATCCTGCCTCTCAAAGTTCCTCTCGGCCCCCAGAACCATCACCACCCTGG CCAGAGCCCACTGAAGAAGATATTGAAAAGAACCCAGAGCTGAAAAAGCTTCAGATTTATGGTGCTGGCCCCAAAATGATGGGACTTGGATTAATGGCAAAAGATAAAAATCTTCGGAAAAAAG ATAGTGATATTCCGGAATGCCCGCCAACGCTGGTGGTGAAGGAGGAGGTGACTGTAGATATAAAAGCAGAGCCTGGCGAACACCATCCATATATAAAGCGGGAGCGGTCCCTCAGCCCTGAACCATGCACCAAGATGACTATGAGGCTTCGAAGGAATAATAGCAGTACCCAGTTC GTGGATACCTATGTCTGTCGAATTTGTTCCCGTGGAGATGATGATGAAAAGTTACTACTATGTGATGGGTGTGATGACAACTATCATACATTCTGTTTACTGCCTCCACTACCAGAACCTCCGAAAGGCATCTGGCACTGTCCCAAGTGTGTCATTGCA GAATGTAGAAGACCCCCTGAAGCTTTTGGGTTTGAACAGGCAACTCGAGAGTATACATTACAGAGCTTTGGTGAAATGGCAGACACATTCAAGGCGGATTACTTCAACATGCCTGTTCAC ATGGTTcccacagagctggtggagaaggAGTTCTGGCGCCTGGTGAACAGTATAGAAGAGGATGTGACTGTACAGTATGGGGCAGACATCCACTCCAAAGAGTTTGGCAGTGGTTTCCCAATGCTTGATGGCAAAACAGAGTTGACTCCGGAGGAGGAG ACATATGCTACAAGTGGCTGGAACTTGAATGTCATGCCGGTGCTGGAGCAGTCTGTTCTGTGTCACATCAATGCTGACATCTCTGGGATGAAGGTGCCCTGGCTGTATGTGGGCATGGTTTTCTCTGCCTTCTGTTGGCATATTGAGGATCACTGGAGCTATTCTATCAACTACCTTCACTG gGGAGAACCTAAGACCTGGTATGGGGTGCCATCCTCTGCTGCTGAACAACTTGAAGAGGTTATGAAGAAGTTGACTCCAGAACTCTTTGAAAGTCAGCCCGATCTCCTCCACCAGCTGGTCACACTGATGAACCCCAACACCCTAATGGCTCATGGGGTGCCG GTTGTGCGGACAAACCAATGTGCCGGGGAGTTTGTAATTACGTTTCCTAGAGCTTATCACAGTGGTTTCAACCAGGGGTACAACTTTGCTGAGGCGGTGAATTTCTGCACTGCTGACTGG CTCCCAGCTGGCCGAAAATGTATTGAGCACTATCGAAGGCTCCGACGATATTGTGTCTTCTCGCACGAAGAGCTGATTTGCAAGATGGCAGCGTGTCCCGAGAGACTAGACCTTAGTTTAGCTGCTGCAGTGCACAAGGAGATGCTTATTCTGGTGCAGGAAGAGCGGAGGCTACGCAAGTCACTGATGGAACGAGGGATTACAGAGGCAGAGCGGGAGGCTTTTGAGTTGCTCCCTGATGATGAAAGGCAATGTCAGAAGTGCAAGACTACCTGCTTTCTATCTGCATTGGCATGCTATAACTGTCCCCAAGGCCTTGTGTGCCTGTATCACATTGACGACTTGTGTCAGTGCCCACCAGCTCGCCAGTATCTCAG GTACCGCTATACACTTGATGAGCTGCCAGCCATGTTATACAAGTTAAAAATTCGGGCAGAATCCTTTGACACCTGGGCAAACAAAGTACGTCGAGCCTTGGAGCTGCAGAATGGGGCTAAGATAG AGCTGGAACAACTACAAGTACTCGCAAAAGAAGCGTCGGACAAGAGGTTTGCCGAGAATGACATGCTCCAGGAACTCAAGGGCACCATCAAAGAGGCCGAAGCTTGCATTAGCGAGGCTCAGAAAGTTCTCGCTGATCCCAAACCTTCAGG GAGCAACTCTACAGTAATGTCTCTGGACAGTTTGCATAAGCTTATACAACGTATCCAAGCTCTTCCATGTGCGCTGGATCAGCTGTCGTCACTACAG GAACTACTGGAACAGGCTGAAGTCTTACAGAAAGAGGCAAAGAATTGCTTACAGTCTCTCCCAGACAGCGCACCTCAGATGCGGGAAATATTAGAGCGCTGTGGTGCTCTCGGCGTTCAGTTACCTGAAGCTGTACAGCTGGCAAGACATTTGCGTCAAGGGCAGTGGTTATCGCGGGTACAAGCTGCACTAGTTGCGGGGCGTTCAGGAACACTCCAAGAGATGCGTATTTTGTTACAAGAAGCTGGTGAAGTGGCGGAGAGCCCTGCAGTGGAAAAGGCTCGTAGTGAGCTGAAGGAACTGATCTCCATCGCTCTCCGCTGGGAAGAAAAGGCTCAGATGTGCTTAGAAGCAAG GCAGAAGCATCCTCCTGCTACCCTGGAGGCGATCATAAAGGAAGCCGAGAACATTCCAGTACAACTTCCTAATACACTAAGCCTGAAAGAGGCCCTGTGCAAGGCCCGAGCCTGGAGTGCCGACGTGGATGAGATTCAG agtGGAGATCACTACCCTTGTCTGGATGACCTGGAGGGTCTGGTCGCTGTGGGTCGTGACCTTCCCGTGAAGATGGATGAACTGCATCAGCTGGAAGTGCAAGTGGCTGCGGCTCATTCCTGGAGGGACAAGGCAACTAAGACTTTCCTGAAGAAGAACTCGTGTTATACCCTTCTAGAG GTGCTGTGCCCGAGTGCAGATGTTTTGTCTGGTACCGGCAAAAGGTCCCAgtggaggaaagagagagaacTTGGCTTGTATCAGTCTGATATAGAAAGCCTGGGGTTATCTGCACAAGATCTGCGGGATCCTGGATGCATT GTCCTGGCCTTTAAAGAAGGGGAGCAGAAGGAAAAAGCTGGCATCCTCAGACTACGGACTATGAATTCCTCCCTGGAGAGaggttgtgtctgtgtgtgcggaGAGCCTCCAGGAGAGCTAATGCTGCGCTGTGAGCTTTGCCAGGACATGTTTCATGGGCTGTGTGTGCCCGGCCCCAGGCTGTCTGCTCATCGTGGGGCGCACACTTCTCCATCTCTGGCTTGGTGGGAATGGGACAGTCGATTTTTGTGCCCACTCTGTGTGCGCTCGCGGCGGCCTCGGCTTCAGACTATACTTTCTCTGTTGGTTGCTCTTCAGAAGTTGTCAGTGCGCTTACCGGAAGGAGAAGCACTACAATGTTTGACAGAAAGAGCAATGAGCTGGCAGGATCGAGCTCGTAGGGTACTGGCAACACCAGAAATATCTAATGCTGCTACAACCCTGGCGGAGAAAAGACAGCGGGTACAAAATTATAAGGACCCACAGGCACTGAGGGAGACGACTCGCAATGAACAGAATCCT GTCCCCCATGAGAATGGAGATGGTCATTCAGAGAACGGCACATGTGCAATGCCAG ATCTAGATGCAATGGCAGCTCTGCTCCCTCGTATTGACAGGACGCCAGTTCTAGATATTTCTATTGGGTCTCGAGCTCTGCTGGAGGACCTCATGTTGGAAGGGGACCTACTTGAAGTGACACTTGAAGAAGAAGTTAGTATTTGGAGGCTAATACAAGCATCACAGACACCGCCGGTGGAGCGGCTAAGGACCCTGATAGAG ATAGAACGATGCGAACGAAGAAGCAGTCGACTGAAAGGAAAAGAccaggaaaagaagaaaaagcgGAGGAGTGAGAGGGTAGAGGGTGGTCTCCTGCCCTCTACACTCCAGAAAGAAGAGCTGGGACCAAAGAGAAGCCGCAGTGACCGATCTCAGGACGTGACGGCCGAGAAGGAGAGTCCGAGGAAAATTGGTGCTGAAAGTAATCAGAATG CAGCGCTTGTGACATTCAGCATGATGACCTGA